The proteins below come from a single Mucilaginibacter mali genomic window:
- a CDS encoding P-loop NTPase family protein, protein MNVIPKLITDNPELLLYIDGKSHTTVLGGIKLTGFDRLKVTLKIVFGGNTIKAFRHNLDLYNSVQCEHLVEKASEALDVAAAELAGIISRLTTALEDYRSERLEAMKPKQAEKKQLTEAERKIALQYLKAPGLLGRTRQAISASGIVGEEVNSLIAYLIYTSRKRNTPLHLMCLGPSGTGKTWLQERVSELIPEEDKLEITMLSMNAFYYFGKDELKNKLLLIEDMDGADNVLYPLRELQSKRRISKTVTLKDSKGNLKTVTLNVEGPVCVSGCTTREQLYEDNANRCILLYTDDSPEQDKRIMDYQRKQSAGLVDQQAERNVREQLKNVQRLLQPVSVKNPFATYLQLPEAIFKPRRTMLLLLLFTETITFYHQYQRELQTDTTTGEQYVETTIEDIEVAFSLLETTLLKKSDELNDACRSFFEKLKAWLRQNDSETFYSKEVRPVFRLSPSSLSRYLYELERMGYIKIARGSRYKGFEYKVQSWDDLENLTNDAHEMMENILAEIRKVNHSSPGVAQSPDGLHKVQKTSKKTAVAQQQ, encoded by the coding sequence ATGAATGTAATACCAAAGTTAATTACAGATAATCCAGAGTTGTTACTTTATATTGATGGCAAATCGCATACAACAGTCCTGGGCGGTATTAAACTGACCGGCTTCGACCGCTTAAAAGTAACATTGAAGATAGTCTTTGGTGGCAACACCATCAAAGCCTTTCGCCATAACCTCGACCTGTATAACAGCGTGCAGTGTGAGCACCTGGTGGAAAAGGCTTCCGAGGCGCTGGACGTTGCTGCCGCTGAACTGGCCGGGATCATCAGCCGCCTGACCACTGCACTGGAAGATTACCGGTCCGAACGGCTCGAAGCCATGAAGCCAAAGCAGGCGGAAAAAAAGCAGCTCACCGAGGCTGAGCGTAAGATCGCCCTGCAATACCTGAAAGCGCCAGGCCTGCTCGGACGGACCCGGCAGGCGATCTCAGCCAGCGGTATTGTCGGTGAAGAAGTGAACAGCCTGATCGCCTACCTGATCTACACGTCCAGAAAGCGGAATACACCGCTGCACCTGATGTGCCTGGGGCCGTCCGGCACCGGCAAGACCTGGCTGCAGGAACGGGTCAGCGAACTGATCCCCGAAGAAGATAAGTTGGAGATCACCATGCTCTCCATGAATGCCTTTTACTACTTCGGTAAGGATGAACTTAAAAATAAGCTGCTGTTGATCGAGGACATGGACGGTGCGGATAACGTGCTGTACCCGCTCCGGGAACTGCAAAGCAAACGCCGGATCAGCAAGACCGTCACCCTAAAGGACAGCAAGGGTAACCTGAAAACGGTTACGCTTAACGTGGAGGGGCCGGTATGTGTCAGCGGCTGCACCACCCGCGAACAGCTTTATGAGGATAACGCCAACCGCTGTATCCTGCTGTACACGGACGATAGCCCTGAACAGGATAAGAGGATCATGGACTACCAGCGCAAGCAAAGCGCCGGGCTGGTTGATCAGCAGGCTGAGCGCAACGTGCGTGAGCAGCTGAAGAACGTGCAGCGCCTGCTGCAGCCGGTCAGCGTTAAAAACCCGTTCGCTACCTACCTGCAACTGCCGGAGGCCATCTTCAAGCCCAGGCGCACCATGCTGCTGCTTTTGTTATTCACCGAAACCATTACGTTCTACCACCAGTATCAGCGGGAATTGCAAACCGATACCACTACCGGTGAGCAGTACGTAGAAACTACGATTGAAGATATTGAGGTTGCCTTTTCGCTGCTGGAAACGACCTTGCTCAAAAAGAGCGACGAGTTAAACGATGCCTGCCGTTCATTCTTTGAAAAACTGAAAGCCTGGCTAAGGCAAAACGATAGCGAAACCTTTTACAGCAAGGAAGTGCGCCCGGTCTTTCGCCTCAGCCCAAGCAGTCTGAGCCGTTATCTGTACGAACTGGAACGCATGGGTTATATCAAGATCGCGCGTGGCAGCCGCTATAAAGGCTTTGAATACAAGGTACAAAGCTGGGATGATCTGGAAAACCTGACCAATGATGCCCATGAAATGATGGAGAATATCCTGGCTGAGATACGTAAGGTAAATCATAGTAGCCCAGGTGTAGCCCAAAGCCCTGATGGGTTACATAAAGTACAGAAAACCAGCAAGAAAACCGCAGTAGCCCAACAACAATAA
- a CDS encoding helix-turn-helix domain-containing protein, translating into MSLGSRIRELRTQKRLKQAELGAIVGLTYVQIGRYEIGKAKPAADMLSKLAKALDTTADYLVNEDVDDPAVTAQLTDRELLKQFKEVELLNAEDKHIVKVFIDAFLTKRHIQEYVK; encoded by the coding sequence ATGAGTTTAGGAAGCCGGATCAGGGAACTACGTACCCAAAAAAGACTGAAGCAAGCAGAGCTTGGCGCAATCGTCGGGCTGACCTATGTGCAGATTGGCCGCTATGAGATAGGCAAAGCTAAACCGGCAGCAGATATGCTTTCTAAGCTGGCCAAAGCGCTGGATACGACTGCCGATTATCTGGTAAATGAGGATGTGGATGACCCGGCAGTGACGGCACAGTTGACCGACCGGGAACTGCTTAAACAGTTTAAAGAAGTGGAGTTATTGAACGCTGAAGATAAGCATATTGTGAAAGTTTTTATTGACGCCTTTCTAACCAAAAGGCATATCCAGGAATATGTAAAGTAA
- a CDS encoding DUF6443 domain-containing protein — protein MKNKSLIPVFGIFLLMLSASLVKAQPNLSYGQSNQTFYVNNTISPLTVSNTGDPVNTYSQTTTLAGNPYSSGATNGQGSAASFYIPLAVGADPFGNVYVADCGNQYIRKIDAYGNVSTFAGAGYGGYGNGHGTLAVFNHPAGVACDNAGNVYVADQLNHAIRKITPAGDVTTVAGTGYPGSQNGPAYLATFNNPTGLSVDHNGNIYVADYSNNLIRKIDVAGNVTTVAGTGATGSQDGPAMSASFHNPMGVVSDPSGNLYISDRLGYRIRKIDISGQVSTLAGNGTSANVNGTGTGASFGLPNSVASDAAGNVYVVDEYSHSIRKITPAGVVTTFAGSLYGAAGFADGTGNSSTFNYPYGATIDWSGDLYVADYGNNLIRKVSVVGYSISPALPAGLYLDKSTGTISGTPTTVSPATMYTISASSSAGTGYAYLTISVSSGGSSSGNQNYVKTFTARSPIQTVSGLIGKNVGEVNQTVAYIDGLGRPLQAVTYKGSASHADIVQPHAYDASGRESIQYLPYANRPGALNDGSYKSDAINVQQPDFYHQATAWAANTIRTDAPFAETIFENSALNRIKEQGAPGLTWQTSANHDVKTAYESNISSEVLMWTITSSGAAVSGTYNGGELSKTTGTDENGNSSISYINKDGKKLCVSSAAGLKTYYIYNDLGDLVYVVPPIANNTALPTSFNDNSTDLFFSNFVYAYHYDTQGRVTERKVPGKGWVFMVYNTLDQVVATQDAEQAQTNEWSFIKYDGLGRTIMTGKLTDSRGHQQITDDIDQQPSNWETRNASLPNGYTAYSWPSTWASLYAVNYYDDYNLPITTYSSNSGLATPFTKGLMTASSQKNLSTGAMLSETYYYDDEARENEVIKQNNIGGTDRFNHEYNFSGQITKTTRTHYSSAIPGLVITNWYAYDHLGRKVRTEQATGSGSKVVLSKLEYNELGQLMKKSLHGTISSGDTTYLQAIDYKYNERGWLKSASAPLFAFQLNYDDAADGVQPNYNGNISNQYWGVPGNLYHHYNYTYDPLNRLLSGISPTAGFEEKNINYDNLGNISQLIRVGNGTSNTYTYNYDYANYGSQLQSVTNLTSGTYTYDKNGNMKIDARTGRTLTYNYLNLPTGESNGSASITYTYNARGEKLQRTSSNPAFGTTEYDNGIFYDNGIIYAATEEGRVLNLNGNVNYEYSLRDQLGNERVTFDSSTGAYSAKQANEYYPFGMTASQNPTPSDPNRFLYNGKELQAEVNRYDYGARFYDPVIARWTAIDPLAEKNSRWTPYNYAVNNPIRFIDPDGRDTAQRNAAVREAGRWVAGNDNGKGNTYRLGAKGEDGPGSEIDCSGLITKVVVAGGEKDPNHGKSNGITNIDKNLPNVDPEDVVPGNVVTLNGNKHGGLITLVQRDKDGNFVNLQMTDSGGDPSSGTSGPRVSNLIQNGKVMYWGKRIVSFNKFDTKPDAPASAPSNNKPQQQSQGGLWNSIKSSVVNTFNYIMDNM, from the coding sequence ATGAAAAACAAATCTCTTATTCCGGTATTTGGAATATTTCTTTTGATGTTATCGGCAAGCCTGGTGAAAGCACAACCAAATTTGTCCTATGGACAAAGCAACCAGACCTTTTACGTTAATAATACCATATCCCCATTAACCGTCTCGAATACAGGCGACCCGGTAAACACATACAGCCAGACAACCACGTTAGCGGGAAATCCCTATTCGTCCGGTGCGACAAATGGCCAGGGATCAGCGGCTTCCTTTTATATTCCATTGGCAGTAGGTGCAGACCCTTTCGGCAATGTTTACGTAGCAGATTGCGGCAACCAGTACATCAGGAAGATCGACGCATATGGAAATGTCAGCACTTTTGCCGGTGCGGGGTATGGTGGTTATGGCAATGGACACGGGACTTTGGCAGTATTTAATCACCCTGCCGGGGTTGCCTGCGATAATGCAGGGAACGTGTACGTGGCCGACCAACTCAATCACGCGATCAGGAAGATAACGCCTGCGGGCGACGTAACCACAGTTGCCGGAACAGGTTATCCCGGTTCTCAGAACGGCCCTGCATACCTGGCTACGTTTAACAACCCCACAGGATTGAGTGTAGACCATAATGGCAATATATATGTAGCAGACTACAGTAATAATCTTATCCGGAAGATCGATGTTGCCGGAAATGTAACGACGGTTGCCGGTACGGGCGCGACGGGCTCCCAGGATGGCCCTGCGATGAGTGCTTCTTTTCACAATCCAATGGGCGTGGTTTCTGACCCGTCAGGGAACCTGTATATTTCAGACCGTCTCGGATACCGGATCAGAAAGATTGACATCAGTGGCCAGGTCTCTACGCTCGCCGGAAACGGAACATCAGCGAATGTAAATGGAACAGGTACCGGGGCAAGCTTCGGGTTGCCCAATTCTGTAGCGTCGGATGCAGCCGGTAATGTGTATGTTGTTGATGAGTATAGCCACTCGATCAGGAAAATAACCCCGGCGGGTGTCGTTACCACCTTTGCAGGCAGTCTTTATGGTGCGGCGGGCTTTGCAGACGGCACAGGCAATAGTTCAACGTTCAATTATCCTTATGGCGCTACCATTGATTGGTCAGGCGACCTGTACGTCGCGGATTATGGGAATAACCTCATCAGGAAGGTTAGTGTGGTCGGCTATTCAATCTCGCCGGCGTTACCGGCAGGCCTGTATTTGGATAAAAGTACCGGCACGATCAGCGGAACACCAACCACGGTATCCCCGGCAACAATGTACACGATCAGTGCGTCAAGTTCTGCCGGAACAGGGTATGCCTATCTCACCATCTCCGTAAGCAGTGGTGGTAGCAGTTCAGGGAATCAAAACTATGTGAAAACATTCACCGCCCGCAGCCCTATTCAAACCGTATCGGGCCTTATCGGAAAAAATGTCGGTGAGGTCAATCAGACCGTCGCATACATTGACGGACTGGGCAGGCCATTGCAGGCGGTAACCTATAAAGGGTCTGCAAGTCATGCGGATATTGTTCAGCCCCATGCTTATGATGCAAGCGGACGTGAAAGCATACAGTACCTTCCTTATGCGAACCGGCCTGGTGCGCTCAATGACGGAAGTTATAAGTCCGACGCGATCAATGTACAGCAACCCGATTTCTACCATCAGGCAACGGCTTGGGCAGCGAATACGATAAGAACAGATGCGCCATTCGCTGAAACCATTTTTGAAAACTCCGCACTGAATCGCATTAAAGAGCAGGGAGCGCCCGGTTTGACCTGGCAGACTTCGGCAAACCACGATGTTAAAACAGCCTATGAGTCTAATATAAGCAGCGAGGTGCTGATGTGGACAATAACCTCATCGGGAGCTGCCGTATCCGGAACCTACAATGGTGGAGAGTTATCGAAAACCACGGGTACCGACGAAAATGGCAATAGCAGTATAAGCTATATAAACAAGGATGGGAAAAAGCTATGTGTATCATCTGCCGCCGGGCTAAAAACCTATTATATCTACAATGATTTAGGTGATCTTGTCTACGTGGTGCCGCCTATAGCCAACAATACCGCGCTGCCTACCAGTTTTAATGACAATTCCACCGATCTGTTCTTTAGCAATTTTGTCTATGCCTATCATTACGATACCCAGGGGCGTGTTACAGAAAGGAAGGTACCCGGCAAAGGATGGGTGTTCATGGTGTATAACACACTTGACCAGGTCGTGGCAACGCAAGACGCCGAGCAGGCGCAAACTAACGAATGGTCATTTATAAAGTACGACGGATTGGGGCGTACCATCATGACCGGAAAGCTTACAGATAGCAGAGGACATCAGCAGATCACCGATGACATCGACCAGCAACCGTCAAACTGGGAAACCAGGAACGCATCATTACCCAATGGTTATACAGCGTACAGCTGGCCCTCGACCTGGGCATCGCTCTACGCCGTCAACTACTATGACGATTATAACCTTCCGATCACTACTTACAGTTCCAATTCCGGCTTGGCCACACCCTTTACCAAAGGGTTGATGACTGCCAGTTCACAGAAGAATCTCTCGACCGGGGCAATGCTATCAGAAACCTACTACTATGATGACGAGGCACGCGAAAACGAGGTCATCAAGCAAAATAATATTGGAGGAACAGACCGGTTTAATCACGAGTATAACTTTAGCGGACAGATCACCAAAACCACCCGTACACATTATAGTTCGGCTATCCCCGGCCTGGTTATCACCAATTGGTACGCATATGACCATTTGGGGCGGAAAGTAAGGACCGAACAGGCAACAGGTTCAGGAAGTAAAGTTGTCTTAAGCAAACTCGAGTACAACGAACTGGGGCAATTAATGAAAAAAAGCCTACACGGCACCATTAGTTCCGGTGATACCACTTATTTGCAGGCCATTGACTACAAGTACAATGAACGCGGTTGGCTCAAATCGGCAAGCGCGCCGTTATTTGCGTTCCAATTGAATTATGATGACGCGGCTGATGGCGTACAGCCCAATTATAACGGTAATATCAGCAACCAGTACTGGGGTGTACCGGGCAATCTTTATCATCATTACAATTATACATATGATCCTCTTAACCGGTTGTTATCCGGAATTTCGCCGACCGCCGGGTTCGAGGAGAAGAACATCAATTATGATAATCTCGGCAATATTTCGCAGTTAATACGCGTGGGAAATGGCACAAGCAATACTTATACTTACAATTATGACTATGCAAATTACGGGAGCCAGCTCCAGTCGGTCACCAATCTAACCTCGGGTACATATACTTACGATAAGAACGGTAATATGAAAATTGACGCCCGTACCGGCAGGACACTTACTTATAATTACCTGAATTTACCGACAGGAGAGAGTAACGGTTCGGCCAGCATAACGTATACCTATAATGCAAGGGGCGAAAAATTGCAAAGGACAAGCAGCAACCCGGCTTTTGGTACTACAGAATATGATAATGGTATCTTTTATGATAATGGGATAATTTATGCGGCTACAGAGGAAGGCCGTGTACTGAATCTTAACGGGAATGTCAATTACGAATACTCATTAAGGGACCAGTTAGGAAATGAACGCGTTACCTTTGACTCATCTACCGGAGCTTATTCGGCAAAGCAGGCTAACGAATATTATCCTTTCGGTATGACAGCTTCTCAAAACCCTACACCTTCAGACCCTAACCGGTTTCTGTACAATGGGAAAGAGCTGCAGGCTGAGGTTAACAGATATGATTACGGTGCACGTTTCTACGACCCTGTAATTGCGAGGTGGACTGCTATTGATCCTCTTGCGGAGAAAAATAGCCGATGGACACCCTATAATTATGCGGTTAATAACCCTATTAGGTTTATAGACCCTGATGGTCGAGATACTGCTCAAAGAAACGCAGCTGTTAGGGAGGCAGGGAGATGGGTAGCAGGAAATGATAATGGAAAAGGTAATACGTATAGGTTAGGTGCGAAAGGCGAGGATGGCCCCGGTTCCGAAATCGACTGTTCTGGATTAATTACAAAAGTTGTCGTTGCTGGAGGCGAAAAAGACCCTAACCACGGAAAAAGTAATGGTATAACCAATATTGACAAGAATCTACCAAATGTTGATCCAGAAGATGTAGTACCAGGAAATGTCGTCACATTAAATGGCAATAAGCATGGGGGACTTATTACTTTGGTCCAAAGGGATAAAGATGGCAATTTTGTAAACTTACAGATGACGGATTCAGGTGGAGATCCCTCAAGTGGAACTTCTGGACCGAGGGTAAGCAACCTTATACAGAATGGAAAAGTTATGTATTGGGGAAAGCGAATTGTAAGTTTTAATAAATTTGATACTAAACCTGATGCACCGGCATCAGCACCATCCAATAATAAACCCCAACAACAAAGCCAAGGCGGTTTATGGAATTCAATAAAGAGTAGTGTAGTTAATACTTTTAATTACATAATGGATAATATGTAA
- a CDS encoding RHS repeat domain-containing protein, translating to MHFTLTPKGLFRSALALLCLFLFPAKILYAQNSIQPDQLVTTASPNAASLGIFTQFPAAAATGTPGINIPVYELKYRNVTVPIALSYNTNMVKPDVHPGWVGLGWDLSAGGAINRVVNDKPDEIAIFDPYIHYRFNTTQLGYYYNYGFFSGSNWATATNIQSATFDLTNYPNWNTYLHNLPLRTVKDYQPDEFQFSFLGYSGTFYLDETRHWKVRCDEHVTVDFNPADMISFEGAWESGTQKSGFGKFTLTDPHGTRYVFGGSPQSIEFSSSMLSVDVAPLVPKTWHLTQIILQNGETIDFSYERGEEVLQAIYRGDFSQYNTTGQGPDQLTGSLIFPSYLKNIITPVTQITFNRSESVEMQYDASKFTVDYGHWFLNFWNWFDIGGQGQAMANVYDPEFRQSFLPGIGYNYNTPAFGTPPKFYKLDNICVYDRTNTLALKTNFNYVNTASQRLKLGSVIKQGYGNSPIETYSLQYHNDQMLPGYCSNMKDFWGYYNGPATSGQDVYTSLQPSAAYLQAEILDKVIYPTGGYSVFHFEPHTYSQQLSVNRNGPLLAVAPEKIAGGLRIAEVDHYNSDNTIADWIKYKYVGNFSPAASSLISSGIHGGTFTSASGSPFDPYYNGYTKPYFDTMTTEQLAACSNNNGSHIGYSEVTELFSNGSYWSNFFSNFDNGDNMDEAPFVTTGPLPDTRRFTSRAFQRGRLIRQIVYDNNFNPLKDKTIHYAPINQSTEYVRNISTEYTGSVQTSAYTLQGTAFKTYTYAFLPDQVTDIEYHPGQANIVQTHNYIYDPQWLTVQSVATTNSKGQSDETVYLYPPDMVAANRDPNLVYAHMKAANAVNEVVETVHKTGGIQDFLNHREYSEYGASLFRPSSESIQRMNAALKTTGAFTYDSYGNMTRAKKNGVAPACNVYGYGQTLPIAKVENAVETEVFHTNFEEAGASGLAHTGTKYNNGSYYVPFTPPANGRSYQLTYWYRSSGTWHYTIESYSGPHTVLPSGADAIDDVSVYPTDAAITTYTYDSQQNITSNTDSRGNTTYFEYDDYNRLSTVRDQHGNIKTHYCYNYAGQQTDCFVTVPKPAQTIFARLEIGGPIGTQNNVYLHDEYYTTGEFYIRFYSDAACTTPLTITSAMNITLVQDVSYSDYINFYNSTNNLNYNIPANVNSFYIGTLFLSDWNAYFDYDYNETDDYTSFSYNLLLPAGSSNTVIPFIYF from the coding sequence ATGCACTTCACCTTAACCCCAAAAGGTCTTTTCAGATCTGCCCTCGCACTTTTATGCTTGTTTTTATTTCCGGCAAAAATCCTGTACGCGCAAAACAGTATTCAGCCGGACCAACTTGTTACCACGGCTTCACCAAATGCCGCGAGCCTCGGGATCTTTACGCAATTTCCCGCTGCCGCCGCTACCGGCACTCCTGGCATTAATATCCCGGTCTATGAATTGAAATACCGGAACGTAACCGTGCCAATCGCGCTGTCCTACAACACTAATATGGTGAAACCCGATGTCCACCCAGGCTGGGTGGGCTTAGGTTGGGACCTTTCTGCTGGCGGGGCGATCAATAGGGTAGTAAATGACAAGCCTGATGAGATAGCTATTTTTGACCCGTACATACATTACCGGTTTAACACCACACAACTCGGCTATTATTATAATTATGGTTTCTTTTCGGGCAGCAACTGGGCGACAGCGACAAATATCCAATCAGCTACTTTTGACCTGACCAATTATCCGAACTGGAACACCTATCTCCACAATCTTCCTCTACGAACAGTTAAGGATTATCAGCCGGATGAATTCCAGTTTTCTTTTTTAGGGTATAGTGGCACATTTTACCTGGACGAGACCAGGCACTGGAAGGTTCGATGCGACGAACACGTAACGGTTGACTTCAACCCGGCTGACATGATCTCTTTTGAAGGGGCATGGGAAAGTGGTACACAGAAATCTGGCTTTGGCAAATTCACCTTAACCGATCCTCACGGGACCAGGTACGTTTTTGGCGGAAGCCCGCAATCCATCGAGTTCTCATCCAGCATGCTCTCGGTTGATGTCGCTCCATTGGTGCCCAAAACGTGGCACCTCACCCAGATAATCCTTCAAAACGGTGAAACGATTGATTTTAGCTATGAGCGTGGCGAGGAAGTATTACAGGCGATCTATCGCGGTGATTTTTCGCAATATAATACGACCGGTCAGGGACCGGACCAGCTAACAGGCTCCCTCATCTTTCCCAGTTACCTGAAAAACATTATCACACCTGTAACGCAAATAACCTTTAACCGCTCCGAAAGTGTTGAAATGCAATATGACGCCTCGAAGTTTACGGTCGATTATGGCCACTGGTTTCTTAATTTCTGGAATTGGTTCGATATTGGCGGTCAGGGACAGGCTATGGCAAATGTTTACGATCCTGAATTCCGGCAATCTTTCCTCCCCGGTATAGGCTATAATTATAATACGCCTGCCTTCGGGACGCCGCCAAAATTTTACAAACTTGATAATATCTGCGTTTACGATAGGACCAACACCCTGGCCTTAAAGACGAACTTCAACTATGTCAATACAGCGTCGCAACGGCTTAAGCTGGGAAGTGTGATCAAGCAGGGCTACGGAAACAGTCCTATAGAAACCTATTCCCTGCAGTATCACAATGATCAAATGTTACCCGGCTATTGCAGCAACATGAAGGACTTTTGGGGCTATTATAATGGGCCGGCGACATCCGGGCAGGATGTATATACGTCCTTACAGCCGAGTGCTGCCTATCTCCAGGCTGAGATTCTGGATAAGGTCATTTATCCCACCGGTGGGTATAGCGTTTTTCATTTTGAACCACATACTTACTCCCAGCAGCTGTCCGTCAACCGCAACGGCCCTTTATTGGCCGTCGCACCAGAAAAGATCGCTGGCGGGCTTCGTATTGCCGAGGTAGACCATTATAATAGCGATAACACGATAGCGGACTGGATAAAATATAAGTATGTGGGCAATTTTTCACCGGCCGCGAGTTCGCTAATTTCCAGCGGGATACATGGGGGTACCTTTACATCCGCATCCGGCTCCCCATTTGACCCCTATTATAACGGCTATACAAAGCCATATTTTGATACCATGACGACAGAGCAGCTCGCGGCCTGCAGTAACAATAACGGGAGCCATATCGGTTACAGCGAGGTTACAGAGCTATTCTCCAATGGTAGCTACTGGTCCAACTTTTTTTCCAATTTCGATAATGGGGATAATATGGATGAAGCACCGTTTGTCACAACCGGTCCGTTGCCTGATACCAGAAGATTCACATCCCGGGCATTTCAAAGAGGCAGGCTTATCCGGCAAATTGTATACGATAATAACTTTAACCCGCTAAAGGATAAGACCATTCATTATGCTCCAATAAATCAAAGTACCGAATATGTCAGAAATATAAGTACCGAGTATACGGGCTCCGTACAGACCTCAGCATATACCCTGCAAGGTACTGCGTTTAAAACGTATACCTACGCTTTCCTGCCGGATCAGGTGACGGATATTGAATATCATCCCGGGCAGGCTAACATCGTTCAAACCCACAATTATATTTATGACCCTCAATGGTTAACGGTACAATCTGTCGCGACAACAAACAGTAAGGGGCAGAGCGACGAAACCGTGTATTTATATCCACCGGATATGGTCGCGGCGAACAGGGACCCCAATTTAGTTTACGCCCATATGAAAGCAGCGAACGCAGTAAACGAGGTGGTAGAAACCGTGCATAAAACCGGAGGAATCCAGGATTTTCTAAACCATCGCGAATATTCGGAATATGGGGCAAGCTTGTTCCGGCCATCTTCAGAGTCTATCCAACGAATGAATGCCGCGCTCAAAACAACAGGCGCATTTACATACGACAGTTATGGTAATATGACCAGGGCGAAAAAAAACGGTGTGGCTCCCGCGTGTAATGTTTACGGATACGGGCAAACCCTGCCGATTGCAAAGGTTGAGAATGCTGTCGAAACGGAGGTTTTCCACACAAATTTTGAAGAAGCAGGTGCCTCCGGACTGGCCCATACAGGGACGAAATATAATAATGGCAGCTATTATGTACCGTTTACACCACCGGCAAACGGTCGCAGCTATCAGCTAACTTACTGGTACCGTTCATCGGGTACATGGCATTATACAATCGAAAGCTACAGCGGGCCGCATACCGTGCTGCCATCGGGCGCAGATGCTATCGATGATGTCAGCGTTTATCCAACTGATGCGGCTATTACTACTTACACTTACGATAGTCAGCAGAACATCACCAGTAACACAGATTCGCGTGGCAATACCACCTATTTTGAGTACGATGACTATAACCGTCTGAGTACTGTCAGGGATCAGCATGGTAATATCAAAACCCATTATTGCTATAACTACGCAGGCCAGCAAACCGACTGTTTTGTTACTGTTCCCAAGCCGGCGCAGACCATATTTGCCAGGCTGGAGATTGGTGGTCCGATAGGAACCCAGAACAATGTTTATTTACACGACGAATATTATACGACGGGCGAATTCTATATACGGTTTTATTCCGATGCCGCATGCACCACACCATTGACAATTACATCCGCAATGAACATTACTTTGGTTCAGGATGTGAGTTATAGCGATTATATTAATTTTTATAACTCAACGAATAACCTTAATTATAATATCCCGGCGAACGTTAATTCGTTTTACATAGGAACGCTGTTCCTCAGCGACTGGAATGCGTATTTTGATTACGACTACAACGAGACGGATGATTATACGTCCTTCAGCTACAATCTATTATTGCCGGCCGGCAGCAGTAACACTGTTATACCATTCATCTATTTTTAA